One genomic window of Gemmatimonadales bacterium includes the following:
- a CDS encoding protein kinase, with translation MTDLHTQLQAGLAGSYTLERELGRGGMATVFLAQDLKHDRPVALKVLHPELAQSLGPERFLREIKLAARLQHPHILTVLDSGETGGRLWFTMPFVEGESLRDRLRRERQLPVEDALRIAREAAQALQYAHSHGVIHRDVKPENILLLSDDGNTLVADFGIARGLGSGSDEKLTETGLVVGTPAYMSPEQAAGDRGLDARTDVYSLAAVLYEMLAGQPPFSGATTQAMLVRRLTEPAPSVRSTRPNVPDGADQAIRKALSPVAADRFGTMLQFGQALQAAAVQAAAAQAAAAPTSSAPPTVVTTPTSATAQASTEQRVESPVQRRKMPVAATALLMGILIGLGVLFAWRRAAGPSAGTNGPMRLAVLPFENLGDSADAYFASGVADAVRGKLTALPQLQVIARGSSVQYAGSSKLPRQIATELGVQYLLTGTVRWAKSADGTSRVQVSPELVQVSGDGAAASKWQQSFEAPLSDVFKVQADIAGQVAQAMRVALPGAAQERLAAAPTRDPAAYDAFLRARAATGGGASNSPPELRRSIAQYEEAVRLDSTFADAWAELAVNLVLLYANSSPSQEVAQKALAAAKRSIAVDPSGAVGHIALGRYYLVVDGDAARAATELETALKAAPGDATALAVLGTVNRSLGRYEKALGYARSAYALDPRSSSRAGQVAWTLLWMRRPAEAQPIAERARALTPTSLSLTERLAMVSLSEGDVAGARRIVAGATEVSRADLAEYMSNYWDLGWVLDDSTQGLVLSLGPEAFDDDPAAMGIVRAQIYGWRGDHAASRAWGDSAQRYFTQHLRETPNDAQRHVIRGLALAYAGRRDEAVAEGQRGVALLPIEKDAETGPYFVHQLARIYLHTGQPEKALDQLEKVMSVPYYLSPAWLRIDPEFAPLRGNPRFERLARGTT, from the coding sequence ATGACCGATCTCCATACGCAACTCCAGGCAGGGCTGGCCGGGAGTTACACGCTCGAGCGCGAGCTCGGGCGCGGCGGAATGGCGACGGTCTTCCTGGCGCAGGATCTCAAGCACGACCGCCCGGTCGCGCTCAAGGTGCTCCATCCCGAGCTGGCCCAGTCGCTCGGGCCCGAGCGTTTCCTTAGAGAGATCAAGCTCGCCGCCCGGCTGCAGCATCCCCACATCCTGACGGTCCTCGACTCCGGGGAGACCGGCGGGCGGCTCTGGTTCACCATGCCGTTCGTGGAAGGCGAGAGCCTGCGCGACCGGCTCCGGCGCGAGCGCCAGCTTCCGGTCGAGGACGCGCTCCGGATCGCCCGCGAGGCAGCGCAGGCGCTGCAGTACGCCCACAGCCACGGGGTGATCCACCGGGACGTCAAGCCGGAGAACATCCTGCTGCTGTCCGACGATGGCAACACGCTGGTGGCCGACTTCGGGATCGCCCGCGGCCTGGGGAGCGGGAGTGACGAAAAGCTCACCGAGACCGGGCTCGTCGTCGGAACACCGGCCTACATGAGCCCGGAGCAGGCCGCGGGCGATCGCGGGCTCGACGCACGCACCGACGTCTACAGCCTGGCCGCGGTGCTGTACGAGATGCTCGCGGGCCAGCCGCCGTTCAGCGGCGCGACCACGCAGGCGATGCTGGTACGGCGCCTCACCGAGCCGGCGCCGAGCGTGCGCTCCACCCGGCCCAACGTGCCGGATGGGGCGGATCAGGCGATCCGGAAGGCGCTGTCGCCGGTGGCGGCCGACCGGTTCGGGACCATGCTGCAGTTCGGCCAGGCGCTCCAGGCCGCCGCGGTCCAGGCCGCCGCGGCCCAGGCCGCCGCGGCGCCCACGTCGTCGGCCCCGCCGACCGTCGTCACCACGCCCACCTCCGCCACGGCGCAGGCATCGACCGAGCAGCGGGTCGAGAGCCCGGTCCAGCGCCGCAAGATGCCCGTCGCGGCGACGGCGCTCCTGATGGGCATCCTCATCGGGCTCGGCGTGCTGTTCGCCTGGCGGCGGGCGGCCGGGCCCTCGGCCGGCACGAACGGGCCGATGCGGCTGGCGGTGCTCCCGTTCGAGAACCTGGGCGACTCGGCCGATGCCTACTTCGCCAGCGGCGTGGCGGACGCCGTGCGCGGCAAGCTCACGGCGTTGCCACAACTCCAGGTGATCGCGCGCGGGAGCTCGGTGCAGTACGCCGGCTCGAGCAAGCTCCCGCGGCAGATCGCCACGGAGTTGGGGGTGCAGTACCTGCTGACCGGCACGGTGCGCTGGGCCAAGAGCGCCGACGGGACCAGCCGGGTGCAGGTGAGCCCCGAGCTGGTGCAGGTGAGCGGCGACGGCGCGGCCGCGAGCAAGTGGCAGCAGTCGTTTGAAGCGCCGCTCAGCGACGTGTTCAAGGTGCAGGCGGACATCGCGGGGCAGGTGGCGCAGGCGATGCGGGTGGCGCTACCGGGCGCGGCCCAGGAGCGGCTCGCCGCGGCGCCGACGCGGGACCCGGCCGCGTACGACGCGTTTCTCCGTGCCCGCGCGGCCACCGGCGGCGGCGCCAGCAACAGCCCGCCCGAGCTCCGCCGGTCGATCGCGCAGTACGAGGAGGCGGTGCGGCTCGACTCCACGTTCGCGGATGCTTGGGCGGAGCTGGCCGTCAACCTGGTTCTGCTTTATGCCAACAGCTCGCCCAGCCAAGAAGTGGCGCAGAAGGCGCTCGCGGCGGCAAAGCGGTCAATCGCGGTCGATCCGAGCGGCGCGGTGGGCCATATAGCGCTGGGCCGCTACTACCTGGTCGTGGACGGCGACGCCGCCCGCGCGGCGACCGAGCTCGAGACGGCGCTGAAAGCCGCGCCCGGCGATGCCACGGCGCTCGCGGTGCTGGGCACGGTCAATCGGTCGCTGGGCCGGTACGAGAAGGCGCTCGGGTACGCACGCTCGGCGTACGCGCTCGACCCGCGGTCGTCCAGCCGGGCCGGCCAGGTTGCCTGGACCCTGCTCTGGATGCGCCGGCCGGCCGAAGCGCAGCCGATCGCGGAGCGCGCCCGGGCGCTGACGCCGACGAGCCTCTCGCTCACCGAGCGGCTGGCGATGGTCTCGCTCAGCGAAGGGGATGTCGCGGGCGCACGCCGGATCGTGGCCGGCGCGACGGAGGTGTCCCGTGCCGATCTGGCCGAGTACATGTCGAACTACTGGGACCTCGGGTGGGTGCTCGACGACTCGACCCAGGGGCTGGTGCTGTCTCTGGGGCCGGAAGCGTTCGATGACGATCCTGCGGCGATGGGCATCGTGCGCGCGCAGATCTACGGCTGGCGCGGCGACCACGCCGCGAGCCGCGCCTGGGGCGACTCCGCGCAGCGGTATTTCACCCAGCACCTCCGCGAGACGCCAAACGATGCGCAGCGGCATGTCATTCGGGGTCTCGCGCTGGCTTATGCCGGCAGGCGCGACGAGGCGGTCGCCGAGGGCCAGCGCGGGGTGGCCCTGCTCCCGATCGAGAAGGACGCGGAAACCGGCCCATACTTCGTGCACCAGCTCGCACGGATCTACCTGCACACCGGGCAGCCGGAGAAAGCGCTCGATCAGCTCGAGAAGGTGATGTCGGTCCCCTACTATCTCTCACCCGCCTGGCTTCGGATCGATCCCGAGTTCGCGCCGCTTCGCGGGAACCCACGGTTCGAGCGGCTGGCGCGAGGGACCACCTGA